One window of Corynebacterium doosanense CAU 212 = DSM 45436 genomic DNA carries:
- a CDS encoding exodeoxyribonuclease III: MIIASVNVNGIRAATKVRNDDNPGMLAWLEGTSADVVLMQEVRATPEEAAKSLAPALEAGWHLEVASAEAKGRAGVGILSREPLTDVEVGFGNFLGSGRWIEGTFGDVRVASLYLPSGSVGTPKLDEKYRFLDEFSDVLSERAETHPDMVVGGDWNICHRVQDLKNSKSNEKKSGHLADERAWMDSVFGAFPDEQPQEKKGLGEFFGVVDYPHRPVREATSDPQWFDVARRLHPEDAGYTWWTFRGQAFNNDAGWRIDVQAATRSMMDKAQSSWVEKADSVETRWSDHSPLLVTYAD; this comes from the coding sequence ATGATCATCGCTAGCGTCAACGTCAACGGCATCCGTGCGGCCACCAAGGTCCGCAACGACGACAACCCCGGCATGCTCGCCTGGCTCGAGGGCACGAGCGCGGACGTCGTGCTCATGCAGGAGGTGCGCGCCACCCCGGAGGAGGCGGCGAAGTCCCTCGCCCCCGCGCTCGAGGCGGGTTGGCACCTCGAGGTGGCCTCCGCCGAGGCCAAGGGGCGCGCCGGAGTGGGCATCCTCAGCCGCGAGCCGCTCACGGACGTCGAGGTGGGTTTCGGCAACTTCCTCGGCTCCGGCCGGTGGATCGAGGGCACCTTCGGCGACGTGCGGGTTGCATCGCTCTACCTGCCCTCGGGCTCCGTGGGCACGCCGAAACTCGACGAGAAGTACCGCTTCCTCGACGAGTTCTCCGACGTGCTGTCCGAACGGGCCGAAACTCACCCCGACATGGTCGTCGGCGGCGACTGGAACATCTGCCACCGCGTGCAGGACCTGAAGAACTCGAAGTCCAACGAGAAGAAGTCCGGCCACCTCGCGGACGAGCGCGCCTGGATGGATTCCGTCTTCGGCGCCTTCCCGGACGAGCAGCCGCAGGAGAAGAAAGGCCTCGGCGAATTCTTCGGCGTGGTCGACTACCCGCACCGCCCGGTGCGTGAGGCCACTTCCGACCCGCAGTGGTTCGACGTCGCCCGCCGGCTGCACCCCGAAGACGCCGGCTACACCTGGTGGACCTTCCGGGGCCAGGCCTTCAACAACGACGCCGGGTGGCGTATCGACGTCCAGGCAGCCACCAGGTCAATGATGGACAAGGCGCAGTCCAGCTGGGTGGAGAAGGCCGACAGCGTGGAGACCCGCTGGTCCGATCACTCGCCCCTGCTGGTCACCTACGCCGACTGA
- a CDS encoding NADP-dependent isocitrate dehydrogenase yields the protein MSTIIWTRTDEAPLLATISLKPIVEAFAAPAGINVETRDISLAARIVSQFPERLTESQRADDHLAELGELAKTPEANIIKLPNISASLVQLKKAIAELQADGYDLPDYEEASERYDAVKGSAVNPVLREGNSDRRAPQAVKNFVRNHPHSMGEWSADSKTAVATMTEGDFRHNEKSVVMPDADTLTIKLVKADGTEDVLKDDLKVLKGEVIDGTFLSASALDSFLAEQVKRAKDTGVLFSAHLKATMMKVSDPIIFGHVVRAYFEEAFRTYGDTLSANGLNGENGLANILTGLGGLDNGEEIKALFTKGLDEGPSLAMVNSDKGITNLHVPSDVIVDASMPATIRSSGKMWNKDNALQDILAVIPDSSYAGIYEVVIEDCKANGAFDPATMGTVPNVGLMAQKAEEYGSHDKTFKIPASGTVQVVNSAGDVLMEHDVEAGDIWRACQTKDAPIRDWVKLAVNRARLSGMKTIFWLDPTRAHDANLINLVNTYLGDHDTEGLDISIESPVDATRISIERIRKGEDTVSVTGNVLRDYNTDLFPILELGTSAKMLSVVPLMAGGGLFETGAGGSAPKHVQQVLKENHLRWDSLGEFLALAESLRHEKNERGNAKAGVLADALDKATERLLNEGKSPSRVVGEIDNRGSHFYLAAFWAKELANQTEDAELAEVFGPVAEELAEKADSINQGLIDVQGQPVDLGGYYWPSIPKMLEVMRPVDEFNQIINQLRK from the coding sequence TTGAGCACCATCATCTGGACCCGCACCGACGAAGCACCTCTGCTGGCGACCATTTCGCTCAAGCCCATCGTCGAGGCATTCGCGGCACCGGCTGGAATCAACGTCGAAACGCGAGACATTTCCCTCGCCGCCCGCATCGTCTCCCAGTTCCCGGAGCGTCTCACCGAATCCCAGCGCGCCGATGATCACCTCGCCGAACTGGGTGAACTAGCAAAGACCCCCGAAGCCAACATCATCAAGCTCCCCAACATCTCGGCGTCGCTGGTGCAGCTGAAGAAGGCCATCGCCGAGCTGCAGGCCGACGGCTACGACCTCCCCGACTACGAGGAAGCCAGCGAGCGCTACGACGCCGTCAAGGGCTCCGCCGTCAACCCCGTCCTGCGCGAGGGCAACTCCGACCGACGCGCCCCGCAGGCCGTGAAGAACTTCGTGCGCAACCATCCGCACTCCATGGGCGAGTGGTCGGCGGACTCCAAGACCGCCGTGGCCACCATGACCGAGGGCGATTTTCGCCACAACGAGAAGTCCGTGGTGATGCCCGACGCAGACACCCTCACCATCAAGCTGGTCAAGGCCGACGGCACCGAGGACGTGCTCAAGGACGACCTTAAGGTACTCAAGGGCGAGGTCATCGACGGCACCTTCCTATCGGCCTCCGCCCTCGACTCCTTCCTCGCCGAGCAGGTCAAGCGCGCCAAGGACACCGGCGTGCTGTTCTCCGCCCACCTCAAGGCCACGATGATGAAGGTCTCCGACCCCATCATCTTCGGCCACGTCGTCCGCGCCTACTTCGAGGAGGCGTTCCGCACCTACGGCGACACCCTCTCCGCCAACGGCCTCAACGGCGAGAACGGCCTGGCCAACATCCTCACCGGCCTGGGCGGCCTGGACAACGGCGAAGAGATCAAGGCGCTGTTCACCAAGGGCCTGGACGAGGGCCCGAGCCTGGCCATGGTCAACTCCGACAAGGGCATCACCAACCTGCACGTCCCCTCCGACGTCATCGTCGACGCCTCCATGCCCGCGACGATCCGCTCCTCGGGCAAGATGTGGAACAAGGACAACGCGCTCCAGGACATCCTGGCCGTCATCCCCGACTCCTCCTACGCCGGCATCTACGAGGTCGTCATCGAGGACTGCAAGGCCAACGGCGCCTTCGACCCGGCCACCATGGGCACCGTCCCCAACGTGGGCCTCATGGCGCAGAAGGCCGAGGAGTACGGCTCCCACGACAAGACCTTCAAGATCCCCGCCAGTGGCACCGTCCAGGTGGTCAACTCTGCCGGTGACGTGCTCATGGAGCACGACGTCGAGGCCGGCGACATCTGGCGCGCCTGCCAGACCAAGGACGCCCCGATCCGCGACTGGGTCAAGCTCGCCGTCAACCGCGCGCGTCTGTCCGGCATGAAGACGATCTTCTGGCTCGACCCGACCCGCGCCCACGACGCCAACCTCATCAACCTGGTGAACACCTACCTCGGCGACCATGACACCGAGGGCCTGGACATCTCCATCGAGTCCCCCGTCGACGCCACGCGCATCTCCATCGAGCGCATCCGCAAGGGCGAGGACACCGTCTCCGTCACCGGCAACGTGCTGCGTGACTACAACACGGACCTCTTCCCCATCCTCGAGCTGGGCACCTCCGCCAAGATGCTCTCCGTCGTTCCGCTCATGGCGGGAGGCGGCCTCTTCGAGACCGGTGCCGGCGGCTCCGCCCCGAAACACGTGCAGCAGGTGCTCAAGGAGAACCACCTGCGCTGGGACTCCCTCGGCGAGTTCCTCGCCCTGGCCGAATCCCTGCGCCACGAGAAGAACGAGCGTGGCAACGCCAAGGCCGGCGTCCTCGCCGACGCCCTGGACAAGGCCACCGAGCGCCTGCTCAACGAGGGCAAGTCCCCCTCGCGTGTCGTCGGTGAGATCGACAACCGCGGCTCGCACTTCTACCTGGCCGCCTTCTGGGCGAAGGAACTGGCCAACCAGACCGAGGACGCCGAACTCGCCGAGGTCTTCGGCCCCGTCGCTGAGGAACTCGCCGAGAAGGCCGACTCCATCAACCAGGGGCTTATCGACGTCCAGGGCCAGCCCGTCGATCTCGGCGGCTACTACTGGCCGTCCATTCCGAAGATGCTCGAGGTCATGCGCCCGGTCGACGAGTTCAACCAGATCATCAACCAGCTGCGTAAGTAG
- a CDS encoding DUF4126 family protein yields MSIMTALSLAGAAGLNAYIPLLVFGLLARCTDLVDLPPEWLWLTHPVLLGVVAALLVVELVADKIPVVDSVNDVIQTVVRPTSGGIVFASGLGAAEVVDGRTEINWVAVIAGVLIALAIHLLKSTARPVVNASTAGVGAPVLSTVEDTTSLTVTLLALLAPGIAAALMVAAVAALGVLGVRRIR; encoded by the coding sequence ATGTCGATCATGACCGCGTTGAGCCTGGCGGGTGCGGCCGGGCTCAACGCCTACATCCCGTTGTTGGTCTTCGGCCTGCTCGCCCGCTGCACGGACCTGGTGGATCTTCCCCCGGAGTGGCTGTGGCTGACCCACCCGGTGCTGCTCGGGGTGGTCGCCGCGCTGCTCGTGGTCGAGCTCGTCGCCGACAAGATCCCGGTGGTGGACTCGGTCAATGACGTGATCCAGACCGTCGTCAGGCCCACCTCCGGCGGCATCGTCTTCGCCTCCGGGCTCGGCGCCGCGGAGGTTGTCGACGGTCGCACGGAGATCAACTGGGTGGCGGTGATCGCCGGGGTGCTCATTGCCCTGGCCATCCACCTGTTGAAGTCCACGGCGCGGCCGGTGGTCAACGCCTCCACCGCCGGTGTCGGCGCCCCGGTGCTCTCCACCGTGGAGGACACCACTTCGCTCACCGTCACTCTGCTGGCGTTGCTCGCGCCGGGCATCGCGGCTGCGCTGATGGTCGCCGCGGTGGCGGCGCTGGGAGTGCTGGGTGTCCGGCGCATTAGATAG
- a CDS encoding MFS transporter, with translation MASTNDHPNSPPRVPRQTDISPTRRWVVMVAMALGSFAIGTTEFVSMGLLPMIAGDFGITESQAGHVISAYALGVVIGAPLITALTGSIPRRRILLALMLVFTFAHLLALFADNYWTLMAARFIAGLPHGAYFSIAGLSAASLSPPGQRGRAVAFIGLGLSVATVIGVPAAQAMGQALGWVSAYVLVAGIGLTTFLLLFFLMPHMVNMKPTGVRTELGALKRPQVWLTLALGTVGFGGMFAVYTYITWTMTERAGMDESWIWIVLMAYGIGNVLGNLLGGRLADRNLDRGILFSLIMILIVLVAFYFTSLDPVLGTINFLLIGLFGASITPSLQVRLMDVAGDAQTLAASLNHSALNLANAVGAAIGGAVIAAGFNFAAPAIAGAGLALLAIALWVPTAALRRREVQGA, from the coding sequence ATGGCGTCAACCAATGATCACCCCAATTCCCCACCCCGCGTGCCGCGTCAGACCGACATATCCCCGACCCGCCGGTGGGTGGTCATGGTCGCCATGGCACTGGGTTCCTTCGCCATCGGCACCACCGAGTTCGTCTCCATGGGCCTGCTGCCCATGATCGCCGGCGACTTCGGCATCACCGAGTCCCAGGCCGGGCACGTCATCTCCGCCTACGCCCTCGGCGTGGTCATCGGTGCCCCGCTCATTACCGCGCTCACGGGTTCGATCCCGCGCCGGCGCATCCTGCTCGCGCTCATGCTGGTGTTTACCTTCGCGCACCTGCTCGCCCTGTTCGCCGACAACTACTGGACACTCATGGCGGCACGTTTCATCGCCGGGCTCCCGCACGGGGCGTACTTCTCCATCGCCGGGCTCTCCGCCGCCTCGCTGTCCCCGCCCGGTCAGCGCGGCCGGGCTGTCGCCTTCATCGGTCTCGGCCTCTCGGTGGCCACGGTCATCGGCGTTCCCGCCGCGCAGGCCATGGGCCAGGCGCTCGGCTGGGTGTCGGCGTATGTGCTGGTCGCCGGCATCGGCCTGACCACATTCCTCCTGCTCTTCTTCCTCATGCCCCACATGGTGAACATGAAACCCACCGGGGTGCGCACCGAGCTGGGGGCGCTGAAACGCCCGCAGGTGTGGCTCACGCTCGCGCTCGGTACCGTGGGTTTCGGCGGCATGTTCGCCGTGTACACCTACATCACGTGGACCATGACCGAGCGGGCCGGAATGGACGAGAGCTGGATCTGGATCGTGCTCATGGCCTACGGCATCGGCAACGTGCTGGGTAACCTGCTCGGCGGCCGGCTGGCCGACCGCAACCTGGACCGGGGCATCCTCTTCTCGCTCATCATGATCCTCATCGTCCTGGTCGCCTTCTACTTCACCAGCCTCGACCCGGTGCTGGGCACGATCAACTTCCTGCTCATCGGCCTCTTCGGTGCCTCCATCACGCCGTCCCTGCAGGTGCGGCTCATGGACGTCGCCGGCGACGCGCAGACCCTGGCCGCGTCGCTCAACCATTCCGCGCTCAACCTGGCCAACGCCGTCGGCGCGGCCATCGGTGGCGCGGTCATCGCCGCCGGATTCAACTTCGCCGCCCCGGCCATCGCGGGCGCGGGCCTGGCACTCCTCGCCATCGCGCTGTGGGTCCCCACGGCAGCGCTGCGTCGTCGCGAGGTGCAGGGCGCATGA